A genome region from Camelina sativa cultivar DH55 chromosome 10, Cs, whole genome shotgun sequence includes the following:
- the LOC104718259 gene encoding berberine bridge enzyme-like 4, whose amino-acid sequence MKEVVVLVYVLLLVLFVSVSNAKVTKTNIIENFLQCLHNQTRSENPIIEAVCTHDNSTFVSSYVSYTKNKRYSNPKDTKVIAIVAAKHESHVQATVVCAKSNRIQIRIRSGGHDYEGLSYISSVPFVILDMHDLRSIIIDVSKKQAWVNAGATLGELYTKISKASKTLAFPAGVCSTLGAGGHISGGGYGNLMRKYGISVDNVVDARVVDVNGNILTGATLGDDLLWAIRGGGGGSFGVILSWKINLVDVPETVTVFKVNKTLEKGATDVLYKWQLVSSKLPQEFFLRAMPELQNVAIPSKITIAVVFYAQFLGPAKKLMEIINKNLPELGLKREDCYEMSWINTTTFWQNYPVGTSTSFLLDRPTDPPGAFFKSKSDYVKKPIPKEGMEKIWKIMLKFNNMFMQWNPYGGAMDKIPANATAFPHRNGNLYKIQYFALWTDANATDANVGLMKEIYEAMEPYVSSNPRGAFLNYRDMDIGSNPSGKTNVEEAKIYGSKYFLGNLKRLMQVKAKYDPENFFRFEQSIPPIRAM is encoded by the coding sequence atgaaagaAGTAGTAGTATTAGTATATGTTCTGTTACTTGTACTTTTTGTTTCCGTTTCGAATGCAAAAGTAacgaaaacaaatattattgaaAACTTCCTCCAATGCCTTCACAATCAGACCCGTTCAGAGAATCCGATCATCGAAGCAGTCTGCACTCATGATAACTCCACCTTCGTGTCATCTTACGTGTCCTACACGAAAAACAAAAGGTACTCAAACCCTAAGGACACAAAAGTAATAGCCATTGTTGCTGCAAAACATGAATCTCATGTTCAGGCAACTGTGGTCTGTGCAAAGTCCAACAGAATCCAGATCCGTATACGAAGTGGCGGTCATGACTACGAGGGACTATCTTACATCTCGTCTGTACCGTTCGTTATTCTCGACATGCACGATCTCCGGTCCATCATCATTGACGTGTCCAAAAAGCAAGCTTGGGTTAACGCTGGTGCGACATTGGGAGAGCTCTACACCAAAATCTCAAAAGCTAGCAAAACGCTAGCGTTTCCGGCTGGGGTTTGCTCTACGTTAGGAGCGGGAGGACACATCAGCGGCGGAGGATACGGTAATCTTATGAGAAAGTACGGAATCTCCGTTGATAATGTCGTTGATGCTCGAGTGGTTGATGTCAACGGCAATATCTTGACTGGAGCTACCTTGGGAGATGATCTATTGTGGGCGATTAGAGGCGGTGGTGGAGGGAGCTTCGGGGTAATACTCTCCTGGAAGATCAACCTCGTCGATGTTCCAGAGACCGTGACAGTTTTTAAGGTTAACAAAACATTGGAGAAAGGAGCAACTGATGTTCTTTACAAGTGGCAGCTTGTCTCCAGCAAATTGCCTCAAGAGTTTTTCTTGAGAGCAATGCCTGAACTTCAAAATGTCGCGATACCTAGCAAGATAACCATAGCGGTTGTGTTCTACGCTCAGTTTTTAGGACCAGCAAAGAAGCTCATGGAGATTATTAACAAGAATTTACCTGAATTAGGGCTAAAACGTGAAGATTGCTACGAAATGAGCTGGATTAATACGACAACGTTTTGGCAGAATTATCCTGTGGGAACATCGACGAGCTTTCTTTTGGATAGACCAACGGATCCGCCAGGAGCGTTCTTCAAGAGTAAATCGGACTACGTCAAGAAACCGATCCCAAAAGAGGGAATGGAGAAGATTTGGAAAATCATGTTGAAGTTCAACAACATGTTTATGCAATGGAACCCTTACGGTGGAGCCATGGACAAGATTCCGGCGAATGCCACCGCTTTTCCTCACCGAAACGGGAACTTGTACAAGATTCAGTACTTTGCCTTATGGACCGACGCAAACGCCACAGACGCTAATGTTGGTCTGATGAAAGAGATATACGAGGCGATGGAGCCGTACGTGTCAAGCAACCCGAGAGGAGCGTTCTTGAATTACAGAGACATGGATATCGGAAGCAACCCGAGTGGTAAGACCAACGTTGAAGAAGCTAAGATCTATGGATCCAAGTATTTCTTGGGAAATTTGAAGCGATTGATGCAAGTTAAAGCCAAGTATGATCCTGAGAATTTCTTTAGATTCGAACAGAGTATTCCTCCTATTCGTGCAATGTAA
- the LOC104718262 gene encoding putative leucine-rich repeat receptor-like serine/threonine-protein kinase At2g24130: protein SLFFFFVSFLISLSSTLLPLSVLSATVVEDLANLSPPPDFTTTITNNCLRDPLLRYCNNTSSSPMDIVEIFRSTIVATHLCNESKNPNCVESFPRIRIHGRPKTAALYLSFDFFWKYCPLTVVDIELVNNSLKDGFPKNVLSCPQIRTLDLSYNQFSGFVPVQDLSGLTNLTHLNLSYNRFSENKISDSDFFKRFNASSFIQSGVLPNVKRYKMKFLVLLIVFPIMVILLCFCFGWLCIKRPDYFPRTCRRSYKFTYAMLEAATDEFSDQHLLSTSDRVDIYKGTLRDGTETKIEIYKEKVSSEKRREFGEECEAAFRLRHKNLVRVLGWCNSRNLRALVTEWTQGENVETWLSSSSVSSWRRRLRVVLGVVEGICYLSDQWPEITFDLSTNSVLLSDDDQEPLISHFKIGDGNNSATNIFNFGLFLLEMITNLRPDMEQEDSERRYLEYIRVHYPDNLERVIDEKMKTDERPFDQVKQAITLGLMCTDKPPLKQPTLTQIYDLVSSLYESSLRHH, encoded by the exons tctctcttcttcttcttcgtttccttCCTCATTTCATTATCATCAACACTTCTTCCTCTCTCAGTACTCTCAGCAACAGTCGTGGAAGATCTCGCCAATCTTAGTCCACCTCCTGATTTTACCACTACAATCACCAACAACTGTCTTCGTGATCCATTGCTCCGTTACTGCAACAACACCTCATCCTCTCCAATGGACATCGTCGAGATATTCAGATCAACCATCGTCGCTACCCATCTCTGCAACGAGTCCAAGAACCCTAACTGCGTTGAGTCTTTCCCTAGGATCAGAATCCACGGTCGTCCTAAAACCGCCGCGCTTTACCTCTCTTTCGATTTCTTCTGGAAGTACTGTCCGTTAACCGTAGTCGATATCGAGCTAGTTAACAACTCTCTCAAGGATGGTTTCCCAAAAAATGTTCTGTCTTGTCCTCAGATTCGTACTCTTGATCTGAGTTACAACCAGTTCTCTGGGTTTGTTCCGGTTCAGGATCTCTCTGGATTAACCAACTTGACGCATTTGAATCTATCGTATAACCGTTTCTCTGAGAACAAGATCTCAGATTCTGACTTCTTCAAACGGTTCAACGCCTCTAGTTTCATACAGTCCGGTGTTCTTCCAAATGTCAAGCGTTACAAGATGAAATTTTTGGTCTTGTTGATCGTGTTTCCCATAATGGtgatattgctctgtttttgctttGGATGGTTATGTATCAAGAGACCTGATTACTTTCCAAGAACTTGCCGGAGAAGTTACAAGTTCACATACGCGATGCTCGAAGCTGCGACGGATGAGTTTTCAGATCAGCATCTTTTGAGCACGAGCGATAGAGTTGATATCTACAAAGGAACGTTGAGAGACGGGACAGAGACAAAGATCGAGATTTATAAAGAGAAGGTTTCGAGTGAGAAGAGGCGTGAGTTCGGAGAGGAATGCGAGGCGGCTTTCAGGTTAAGACACAAGAACTTGGTTAGAGTTTTGGGTTGGTGTAATAGCAGAAACTTGAGAGCTTTGGTTACAGAGTGGACTCAAGGAGAAAATGTTGAGACTTGGTTAAGTTCTTCGTCGGTTTCATCATGGAGAAGAAGGCTAAGAGTGGTTTTGGGAGTTGTAGAAGGTATTTGTTATCTATCAGATCAATGGCCTGAGATTACATTTGATCTCAGCACAAACAGTGTTTTGTTATCCGATGATGATCAAGAGCCTTTGATTTCTCATTTCAAGATTGGAGATGGGAACAACTCAGCAACAA ATATATTCAACTTTGGATTGTTTCTTCTAGAGATGATCACAAACCTAAGACCTGATATGGAACAAGAAGACTCAGAAAGAAGGTATCTTGAGTATATAAGAGTTCATTATCCAGACAATCTAGAGAGAGTGATCGACGAGAAGATGAAGACTGATGAAAGACCATTCGATCAAGTGAAGCAAGCCATTACGCTTGGACTGATGTGTACTGACAAGCCACCATTGAAGCAACCAACCTTGACGCAGATTTATGacttggtttcttctttgtatGAGTCTAGTTTAAGACATCACTGA
- the LOC104718263 gene encoding calcium-binding protein CML42-like has protein sequence MESNGENKTVSRQSSSFSLRSPSLNALRLQRIFDLFDKNGDGFITVEELSQALSRLGLNADLSDLKSTVESYIQPGNTGLNFDDFSALHKTLDDSFFGGDGDVNGGDGNNDPSSAAADETDLQEAFKVFDENGDGFISARELQAVLKKLGLPEGGEMERVEKMIVSVDRNQDGRVDFFEFKNMMRTVVIPSS, from the coding sequence ATGGAGAGCAATGGAGAGAACAAGACAGTTTCAAGACAATCATCATCCTTCAGTTTACGTAGCCCAAGCTTAAACGCACTTCGTCTCCAACGTATCTTCGACTTATTCGACAAAAACGGCGACGGTTTCATCACCGTCGAAGAGCTAAGCCAAGCTTTATCCCGTCTCGGTCTCAACGCTGATCTCTCCGACCTCAAATCAACCGTCGAGTCTTACATCCAGCCCGGAAACACCGGTCTCAACTTCGACGATTTCTCTGCTTTGCACAAGACGCTCGACGACTCTTTCTTCGGCGGAGACGGAGATGTTAACGGAGGTGATGGTAATAATGATCCTTCTTCCGCCGCTGCGGATGAAACGGATCTACAGGAGGCGTTTAAGGTGTTTGACGAGAACGGCGACGGGTTCATCTCAGCTAGGGAGCTTCAAGCTGTTCTCAAGAAACTTGGTTTGCCTGAAGGTggagagatggagagagttgAGAAGATGATCGTTTCCGTTGACCGGAATCAAGATGGTCGCGTTGACTTTTTCGAGTTCAAGAACATGATGCGCACCGTCGTCATCCCTTCTTCTTAa
- the LOC104720223 gene encoding pentatricopeptide repeat-containing protein At4g20770-like: protein MRSGGGNRYFVNLLRCYRDQRCKLSGKIIHGFMVRTGLDNDTYICNRLLDLYIECGDGDYARKVFYGMSQRDVYSWNAFLTFSCKAGDLREACEVFDGMPDRDAVSWNNMISVLVRKGLDEEALVVYGKMVCGGFLPSRFTLASVLSACGKVRGGVFGMRCHGVAVKTGLDENIFVGNALLSMYAKCGLMMDYGVRVFESLSGANEVSFTAVISGLARENRVLEAVEMFRSMCQKGVQVDPVCLSNILSISTPREGCDSSSCNVLGKQIHSLALRFGFVGDLHLNNSLLEIYAKNKDMSGAELIFAEMPEVNVVSWNIMIAGFGQEYRSDKSVEYLKRMIDSGVEPNEVTYISVLGACFRSGDVENARRIFSSIPQPRVRAWNAMLSGYSKYEHYEEAINNFRQMQFQNLKPDITTLSVILSSCARLRFLEGGKQIHGVAIRTKSSKNSHIVSGLIAVYTECEKVEISESVFDDYNTVLDIACWNSMISGLSRNKLDTKALMLFRRMHQTGVLFPNETSYAIVLSSCSRLCSLVHGRQFHGQVVQSGYVSDSFVETALTDMYCKCGEIDSARQFFDTVSWKNTVIWNEMIHGYAHNGRGDEAVDLYREMLSAGEQPDRITFVSVLTACSHSGLVDTGLEILSSMQRDHGIEPELDHYICIVDCLGRAGRLEDAETLAEATPYKSSSVLWEILLSSCRVHGDVSLARRVAEKLMRLDPQNSAAYVLLSNAYSSVRQWDDAAALQGLMNKNRVHKTPGHSWTTYGNALDSTFQK, encoded by the coding sequence atgcGTAGTGGAGGGGGCAATAGGTACTTTGTGAATCTTTTGCGCTGTTATAGAGATCAAAGATGTAAGCTTTCTGGGAAAATCATACATGGTTTCATGGTTAGGACGGGATTAGATAATGATACTTATATATGTAATCGTTTGTTGGATTTGTATATCGAGTGTGGTGATGGAGATTATGCACGGAAGGTGTTCTACGGAATGTCTCAGAGAGATGTTTATTCTTGGAATGCTTTTTTGACGTTTAGCTGTAAAGCTGGGGATTTAAGGGAAGCGTGTGAGGTGTTTGATGGAATGCCTGATAGAGATGCGGTGTCGTGGAACAATATGATTAGCGTGTTGGTGAGGAAAGGGTTGGATGAAGAGGCTTTGGTTGTTTATGGGAAGATGGTTTGTGGTGGGTTTTTGCCTTCTAGGTTTACGTTAGCTAGTGTTTTGAGTGCGTGTGGCAAGGTTCGGGGTGGTGTTTTTGGTATGAGATGTCATGGGGTTGCTGTTAAAACGGGTCTTGATGAGAATATTTTTGTTGGGAATGCGTTGTTGTCTATGTATGCAAAGTGTGGGCTTATGATGGATTATGGTGTTCGAGTCTTTGAATCTCTCTCGGGGGCTAATGAAGTCTCTTTTACTGCGGTGATCAGCGGATTAGCTCGGGAAAATAGAGTGTTGGAGGCGGTTGAAATGTTTAGATCGATGTGTCAGAAAGGTGTCCAAGTGGATCCTGTTTGCTTATCTAATATTCTCAGCATCTCTACTCCGAGAGAAGGATGTGATAGCTCGAGTTGCAATGTGCTCGGGAAGCAGATCCATAGTCTCGCACTAAGATTTGGGTTCGTAGGAGATCTTCATCTGAACAATTCGTTGCTCGAAATATATGCAAAGAATAAAGACATGAGTGGTGCGGAGCTGATTTTTGCTGAGATGCCTGAAGTGAATGTTGTCTCTTGGAACATAATGATAGCTGGATTTGGCCAGGAATACCGAAGCGACAAATCCGTTGAGTATCTAAAGAGAATGATAGATTCTGGTGTTGAACCAAATGAAGTTACATACATTAGTGTTCTTGGAGCGTGCTTTCGTTCAGGGGATGTTGAAAATGCTAGGAGAATATTCAGTAGCATTCCCCAACCGAGAGTTAGAGCATGGAATGCTATGCTTTCTGGTTATTCCAAATATGAACACTATGAGGAAGCAATAAACAATTTCAGACAAATGCAGTTTCAGAACTTGAAACCTGACATAACCACTTTGAGTGTGATACTAAGTTCGTGCGCAAGATTGAGATTCTTGGAAGGCGGGAAACAGATCCATGGGGTAGCGATAAGGACCAAGAGTTCTAAGAACAGTCACATAGTTAGTGGCCTTATTGCAGTGTACACGGAATGTGAGAAAGTGGAGATATCTGAATCTGTCTTTGATGATTATAACACCGTATTGGATATCGCTTGTTGGAACTCAATGATCTCAGGTCTTAGTCGCAACAAGCTGGACACAAAAGCTCTAATGCTCTTCAGAAGAATGCATCAGACTGGTGTGTTGTTTCCTAATGAAACTTCATACGCTATTGTATTAAGCAGCTGTTCAAGGTTATGTAGTTTGGTCCATGGAAGACAGTTTCATGGACAGGTAGTGCAGAGCGGATATGTAAGTGATTCCTTTGTTGAAACCGCTCTTACTGATATGTATTGCAAATGCGGTGAAATAGATTCAGCTCGACAGTTCTTCGATACTGTCTCATGGAAAAACACGGTTATTTGGAATGAGATGATACATGGGTATGCTCATAATGGAAGAGGCGATGAAGCTGTTGATCTCTACAGAGAGATGTTATCAGCAGGAGAGCAACCCGACCGGATAACCTTTGTATCTGTCTTGACTGCTTGCAGCCACTCAGGACTGGTGGATACAGGGCTTGAGATACTCAGTTCAATGCAGAGAGATCATGGAATTGAACCGGAGCTGGATCATTACATCTGTATAGTTGATTGTCTTGGAAGAGCTGGTCGGCTTGAAGATGCAGAGACGCTTGCAGAAGCGACACCATACAAAAGCAGCTCTGTTCTATGGGAGATTCTACTTAGTTCATGTAGAGTCCATGGCGATGTGAGCTTGGCTAGACGAGTTGCAGAGAAACTAATGCGTCTGGACCCTCAGAACTCGGCAGCATATGTGCTGCTAAGCAACGCATATAGTTCTGTGAGACAGTGGGATGACGCTGCAGCTCTTCAAGGATTAATGAACAAGAACAGAGTTCACAAAACTCCAGGTCATAGTTGGACCACATATGGCAATGCTTTGGACTCAACATTCCAAAAATAG